A single region of the Drosophila takahashii strain IR98-3 E-12201 chromosome 2R, DtakHiC1v2, whole genome shotgun sequence genome encodes:
- the LOC108061413 gene encoding trypsin-1, whose translation MQAFSRSQWLLLIVSVGVVAEYCDNGTGECKDLTPTDCPVIFYNQHLIGSEVKYCDEFNDIVCCPIPLDHQNRKPVEQTRPFEKQCKQYNEGRTACRSTPFIVGGTKASGREFPFMALIGTHRFNKSEISWDCGGAVVHPRFILTAAHCLETDELKAERLDPNFDSPKFVVRLGDLDYNSTTDDADVQDFRVVNYVVHPGYDSDNEDEGGFKNDIALVELDREAVFNDHVAAVCLPPSSGNENAQVTTAGWGFTAEGVKSSHLLKVSLQRFTDEECQKRLRFSIETRTQFCAGSMTSEADTCNGDSGGPIFVQHPLYPCLKQVIGIVSYGLVCGSQGLPSVYTKVHLFTDWIESIVWGN comes from the exons ATGCAAGCGTTCTCCAGAAGTCAGTGGCTGTTGCTGATTGTTTCGGTCGGCGTGGTGGCCGAATATTGTGACAATGGCACCGGCGAATGCAAGGACCTGACCCCCACCGACTGTCCAGTGATATTCTACAACCAGCACCTGATTGGATCGGAAGTCAAGTACTGTGACGAGTTTAACGATATTGTATGCTGTCCCATACCGCTGGATCACCAGAATCGAAAACCTGTCGAGCAGACGAGGCCTTTTGAGAAGC AGTGCAAGCAGTACAATGAGGGGAGAACTGCCTGTCGCTCCACGCCTTTCATCGTGGGCGGCACAAAGGCGTCTGGTCGGGAATTCCCCTTCATGGCCCTGATCGGCACCCATCGATTCAACAAATCCGAAATCAGTTGGGACTGCGGTGGTGCTGTGGTGCATCCCAGATTCATTCTGACAGCAGCCCATTGCCTGGAGACGGACGA ATTAAAGGCCGAACGGTTGGACCCCAATTTCGATTCGCCAAAGTTTGTAGTTCGCCTGGGGGACTTGGACTATAACAGTACTACCGATGATGCCGACGTTCAGGACTTTCGGGTGGTCAACTACGTGGTGCATCCGGGCTATGACAGTGACAATGAGGACGAAGGTGGCTTCAAAAACGACATTGCTCTGGTGGAACTAGATCGGGAGGCTGTGTTTAATGACCATGTTGCGGCAGTCTGTCTGCCGCCCAGCAGCGGCAACGAGAACGCTCAGGTGACCACCGCCGGCTGGGGATTCACCGCGGAGGGCGTGAAGTCCTCTCACCTTCTGAAGGTCAGTCTGCAGCGATTCACCGACGAGGAGTGCCAGAAGCGCCTGCGCTTTAGCATCGAGACGCGCACCCAGTTCTGCGCAGGGTCAATGACCAGTGAAGCGGACACCTGCAACGGCGACTCCGGCGGTCCCATCTTCGTGCAGCATCCGCTCTATCCGTGCTTAAAGCAAGTGATCGGCATCGTCTCTTACGGATTGGTTTGTGGTTCCCAAGGGCTGCCGAGTGTCTACACCAAAGTGCACCTTTTTACGGACTGGATCGAGAGTATTGTGTGGGGCAATTAG
- the MED23 gene encoding mediator of RNA polymerase II transcription subunit 23, translating into MDIQTQVIDTVNEFLKVDSIDEAFVSVIVFKQNGEQERATSFANDLVTAFGNVAQENREQVLRLYLLRAAGASGYHIKVLMAALAKLVDAHVITARMLCDKVLMCEKLDFEHRTFWIESFRLIKRVIVQVDYKGVREIMKVCRDKAQWFPLNVNVTYMPQLLAVEDILRFIFDRNNCLLPAYFIANEIMRPFPYHWKLNRLMTDFVEEFRTTAQMVSIIGHASMLPIVEHFGYADHMMNSWRLDHNTLKFNFKGSLPYEPELLEEQKPLLRYVLEQPYSREMVSQMLNLQKHQKQRYNALEEQLVNLIVQAMEMTEANDATAGSGFNSSDEQITPYEWVWLHLSSQLIYFVLFQFVSFMHIVLALHEKLSKLELRKGRDQLMWILLQFISGSIQKNPITNFLPVFRLFDLLYPELEPLKLPDINKSSMVRHMAPICVWIHLMKKARVENMNITRPLPIALKNHYDFLQHLVTPNTMMNMTLGNDFRIILICNAYSTNQEYFGRPMGLLLDALNGTSKSPNGGQIPAVTFSVTVLDSLTVHSKMSLIHSFVTQMLKQAQTKGQVPAAALLETYARLLVYTEIESLGIKGFLSQLMPTVFKNHAWAMLHTLMEMFSYRLHHVPTHYRVQLLSLLHSLSSVPQTNKMQLNLCFESTALRLITSIGSAEFQPQFSRYFNDKSPGAVASNESEELNRVLILTLARSMHVHGGGDEMQGWCKDFLANIIQHTPHSWPMQSLACFPTALNEYFTQNNQPPENKQQLKKAVEEEYRTWTSMTNENDIIAHFLRPTTNPLFLCLLFKIIWETENISPVAYKILEGISARALSTHLRKFCDYLVAEVASSSDGRDFIHKCVDTINNMIWKFNVVTIDRVVLCLALRTHEGNEAQVCFLIIQLLLLKASELRNRVQEFCKDNNPDHWKQSNWQDKHLSFHQKYPEKFALDESASQIPLPVYFSNVCLRFLPVLDVVVHRFIELTITNVHQILGFILDHLSILYKFHDRPITYLYNTLHYYERILRDRPALKKKLVGAITSAFSEIRPSNWSVSEPYKVYLQNQDSLWTPELSYYMSLIRRLADTISGKNVFYSTDWRFNEFPNAPTHALYVTCVELLGLPVAPSLVASNLIDVIVSGYAVIPQKDIHSYINAVGIVLAALPEPYWSGIYDRLQEMLNTPNMLNWTYRFNAFELFNFKTVREAMLEKTYAVVLAVAHSVFHHMGAFKLAAMTRYLKEKLKPCVRTEQQLLYLCHVFGPFLQRIELEKPNAVAGIAVLLYEILEIVDKQHGPKPLLYMDQICDFLYHIKYIHVGNIIKNESEAIIKRLRPLLQMRLRFITHLNLEDIHSEKSTDSANNNAITSQTQSPLQPQHQQQPQQQHQQQQQQQQQQQQQQQQQMQLQQQQVNAVQTTSVPLGSGGSLQQQQQLNQQQQQMYMQHMQQQQQHQHMQNMRHN; encoded by the exons atggatATACAAACCCAAGTTATAGACACCGTCAACGAGTTTTTG AAGGTGGACTCCATTGACGAGGCGTTCGTGAGCGTCATTGTTTTCAAGCAGAATGGCGAGCAGGAGCGAGCCACCAGTTTCGCCAATGATTTGG TCACCGCCTTCGGGAACGTGGCCCAGGAGAACCGGGAGCAGGTACTCCGGCTCTACCTGCTGCGAGCAGCCGGCGCCTCGGGTTACCACATCAAGGTGCTGATGGCGGCACTGGCCAAGCTGGTGGACGCCCACGTCATCACCGCCAGGATGCTCTGCGACAAGGTGCTGATGTGCGAGAAACTGGACTTCGAGCACCGGACCTTCTGGATCGAGAGCTTCCGGCTGATCAAGCGCGTGATCGTCCAGGTGGACTACAAGGGCGTGCGCGAGATCATGAAGGTGTGCCGCGACAAGGCGCAGTGGTTCCCCCTCAACGTCAACGTCACCTACATGCCGCAGCTGCTGGCCGTCGAGGACATCCTGCGCTTCATCTTCGACCGCAACAACTGCCTGCTGCCCGCCTACTTCATTGCCAACGAGATTATGCGTCCGTTTCCCTACCACTGGAAGCTCAACCGGCTGATGACCGACTTTGTCGAGGAGTTCCGCACCACGGCCCAAATGGTCTCGATCATCGGTCATGCCAGTATGCTGCCCATCGTGGAGCACTTTGGCTACGCGGATCACATGATGAACTCCTGGCGGCTGGACCACAACACGCTCAAGTTTAACTTCAAGGGCAGCCTGCCCTACGAGCCAGAGCTTCTCGAGGAGCAGAAGCCGCTGCTGCGGTACGTTCTGGAGCAGCCCTACTCGCGGGAGATGGTCTCGCAGATGCTGAACCTGCAGAAGCACCAGAAGCAGCGCTACAATGCcctggaggagcagctggtCAACCTGATTGTCCAGGCCATGGAAATGACCGAGGCGAATGACGCCACTGCGGGCAGTGGCTTCAACTCCTCCGATGAGCAAATAACGCCCTACGAGTGGGTGTGGCTGCATCTCTCCTCACAGCTCATCTACTTTGTGCTCTTCCAGTTTGTGAGCTTTATGCACATTGTGTTGGCGCTGCACGAAAAG CTTTCGAAGCTGGAGCTCCGCAAGGGACGCGACCAGCTGATGTGGATCCTTCTGCAGTTCATCTCGGGCAGCATTCAAAAGAATCCA ATCACCAATTTCCTGCCCGTCTTCAGGTTGTTTGACCTCCTCTATCCCGAGCTGGAGCCCCTTAAGCTGCCGGACATCAATAAATCCTCGATGGTCCGTCACATGGCCCCCATTTGTGTGTGGATCCACCTGATGAAGAAGGCGCGAGTGGAGAATATGAACATCACCCGACCGCTGCCCATTGCGCTGAAAAACCATTATGA CTTCCTGCAGCACCTGGTCACGCCCAACACCATGATGAACATGACTCTGGGCAACGACTTCCGCATCATTCTCATCTGCAATGCATATTCCACGAATCAGGAGTACTTTGGACGACCCATGGGCCTACTGCTGGATGCTCTGAATGGCACTTCCAAATCTCCGAATGGCGGTCAAATACCAGCCGTAACTTTCTCGGTCACGGTGCTGGACAGCCTGACTGTGCACAGCAAAATGTCGCTAATCCACAGCTTCGTAACTCAGATGCTAAAGCAGGCCCAAACCAAAGGCCAAGTTCCGGCGGCGGCGCTACTGGAAACATATGCCAGACTTTTGGTCTACACAGAAATAGAGTCGCTGGGCATCAAGGGATTTCTAA GCCAACTGATGCCCACTGTGTTTAAGAACCATGCGTGGGCCATGCTGCACACCTTAATGGAGATGTTCTCGTACCGCCTACACCATGTGCCCACCCACTACCGAGTTCAATTGCTGTCCCTGCTTCACTCTTTGTCCTCCGTGCCGCAAACAAACAAGATGCAACTGAATCTTTG TTTTGAATCTACTGCTTTACGACTGATCACCAGCATTGGATCAGCGGAGTTCCAGCCTCAGTTTTCGCGTTACTTCAACGACAAATCCCCCGGAGCGGTGGCATCGAATGAGAGCGAGGAGCTGAACCGCGTCCTCATCCTTACGCTAGCTCGTTCCATGCATGTCCACGGCGGCGGCGATGAGATGCAGGGCTGGTGCAAGGACTTTCTGGCCAACATTATTCAGCACACGCCGCACTCGTGGCCAATGCAATCGCTGGCCTGCTTTCCGACCGccttaaatgaatattttacacaaaataacCAACCGCCAGAGAACAAGCAGCAGCTTAAGAAGGCCGTCGAGGAGGAGTACCGCACGTGGACGTCGATGACGAACGAGAACGACATCATCGCGCACTTCCTGCGACCAACTACCAACCCCTTATTCCTTTGCCTCCTGTTCAAGATAATTTGGGAGACGGAGAACATAAGCCCAGTGGCTTACAA AATCCTGGAGGGCATTAGCGCTAGAGCCTTGTCTACTCACCTGCGCAAATTCTGCGATTATCTGGTGGCCGAGGTGGCTAGCTCCTCGGATGGCCGTGACTTCATTCACAAGTGCGTGGACACTATCAATAACATGATCTGGAAGTTCAATGTAGTGACCATCGATCGCGTTGTCCTTTGCCTTGCTCTGCGAACCCACGAGGGAAACGAGGCGCAAGTCTGCTTCCTTATAattcagttgctgctgctaaaGGCAAGTGAGCTAAGAAATCGCGTTCAGGAGTTCTGCAAGGACAACAATCCCGATCACTGGAAACAGAGCAACTG GCAGGACAAGCACTTGTCGTTCCACCAAAAATATCCAGAGAAGTTCGCCTTGGACGAGTCTGCCTCGCAGATTCCGCTGCCCGTGTACTTCAGCAATGTCTGTCTGCGATTCCTGCCCGTTCTGGATGTGGTGGTCCATAGATTTATCGAGCTCACCATCACGAATGTTCATCAAATTCTGGGCTTCATTTTGGATCATCTGAGCATACTCTACAAGTTTCATGATAGACCAATAACGTACCTCTACAACACTCTGCATTATTATGAACGAATCTTAAGAGATCGGCCcgctttaaagaaaaaattg gtGGGCGCTATTACCAGCGCCTTTAGTGAGATTCGTCCGTCCAACTGGAGTGTTAGTGAGCCGTATAAGGTCTACCTGCAAAACCAAGACTCGCTGTGGACCCCCGAACTGAGTTACTACATGAGTTTGATCAGGCGTCTGGCAGACA CCATTAGTGGAAAGAATGTATTCTACTCCACCGACTGGCGTTTTAATGAGTTCCCGAATGCCCCCACCCATGCGCTCTATGTGACCTGCGTGGAGCTCCTGGGTCTGCCTGTGGCACCCTCTTTGGTTGCCAGCAATCTTATTGATGTGATAGTCAGCGGATATGCGGTCATTCCGCAGAAGGATATCCACAGCTACATCAATGCCGTGGGCATTGTTCTGGCCGCCTTACCAGAGCCCTACTGGAGTGGCATATACGATCGCCTGCAGGAAATGCTGAATACGCCCAATATGCTTAATTGGACCTACAGATTCAATGCCTTCGAGTTGTTCAACTTTAAGACAGTGCGCGAGGCGATGCTGGAGAAAACCTACGCCGTGGTGTTGGCAGTAGCTCACTCGGTGTTCCATCACATGGGCGCTTTTAAGCTGGCCGCCATGACCAGGTACCTTAAGGAGAAACTTAAGCCGTGTGTGCGAAccgagcagcagctgctgtaCCTGTGCCACGTGTTTGGACCCTTCCTGCAGCGAATTGAACTGGAGAAACCGAATGCAGTGGCTGGTATTGCCGTATTGTTATATGAGATCCTGGAGATTGTTGACAAGCAGCATGGTCCAAAGCCACTGCTTTACATGGACCAGATATGCGATTTCCT CTACcacattaaatatatacatgtgggtaatattatcaaaaacgAATCGGAGGCCATCATCAAGCGGCTACGACCATTGCTGCAAATGCGCCTAAGGTTCATAACCCATCTCAACTTGGAGGATATTCACTCGGAAAAGAG CACCGACAGTGCCAACAATAATGCAATAACAAGTCAAACACAATCGCCCCTGCAACcacaacatcagcagcagccgcagcaacaacatcagcagcaacaacaacagcagcagcaacaacaacaacaacagcagcagcaaatgcaactgcagcagcaacaggtgaATGCGGTGCAAACAACCAGCGTTCCACTGGGCAGCGGTGGTAGcctgcaacaacagcagcaactcaaccaacagcagcaacaaatgtaCATGCAACatatgcagcagcagcagcaacatcagcatatGCAAAACATGCGACATAACTAG
- the Gmer gene encoding probable GDP-L-fucose synthase, producing the protein MKKVLVTGGTGLVGKALEAVIKEQAPADEQWYFAGSKDADLTNLAATQALFAQENPTHVIHLAAMVGGLFHNMNNNLDFLRNNLLINDNVLQTAHEQGCSKVVSCLSTCIFPDKTSYPIDETMVHNGPPHPSNYGYSYAKRLIDVQNHAYHDKYGRLYSSVIPCNIFGPHDNYKPEVSHVIPGMINRMHQLIAEQPEVPESEKVFTVFGSGKPLRQFVYSLDLAELMIWVLRHYDSVEPIILSVDEAQEVTIFEVAQAIAKAFNFKGKLVCDTTKADGQYKKTASNAKLRSLLPDYAFTDFETAIATSVKWYKDNYEQARK; encoded by the exons ATGAAGAAAGTGCTGGTCACAGGTGGAACCGGCCTCGTAGGCAAGGCCCTGGAGGCGGTGATTAAGGAGCAGGCCCCAGCGGATGAGCAGTGGTACTTTGCCGGCTCCAAGGACGCGGATTTGAC AAATCTGGCAGCCACGCAGGCACTCTTCGCCCAGGAGAACCCCACCCATGTCATCCACCTGGCCGCCATGGTAGGCGGTCTGTTCCACAACATGAACAACAACCTGGACTTTCTG CGCAACAACCTGCTCATCAACGACAATGTCCTGCAAACGGCACACGAACAGGGCTGCAGCAAGGTCGTCTCCTGCTTGTCCACCTGCATTTTCCCGGACAAAACCAGCTACCCCATAGATGAGACCATGGTGCACAACGGGCCGCCGCACCCCTCCAACTATGGTTACTCCTACGCCAAGCGACTGATAGACGTGCAGAACCACGCCTACCACGATAAATACGGCCGGCTGTACAGCTCGGTGATTCCGTGCAACATTTTCGGTCCGCACGACAACTACAAGCCCGAGGTGAGCCACGTGATTCCGGGCATGATCAATCGGATGCACCAGCTAATCGCCGAGCAACCGGAAGTGCCGGAAAGCGAAAAGGTATTCACGGTCTTCGGCAGCGGCAAGCCACTGCGTCAGTTTGTCTACTCTCTGGATCTGGCCGAGCTGATGATCTGGGTGCTCCGCCACTACGACAGCGTGGAGCCCATCATCCTGAGCGTAGACGAAGCCCAGGAGGTGACCATCTTCGAGGTGGCCCAGGCCATTGCCAAGGCATTTAACTTTAAG GGAAAACTGGTCTGTGATACGACCAAAGCGGATGGTCAGTACAAGAAGACGGCGTCCAATGCCAAGCTGCGCTCCCTGCTGCCGGACTAC